The Flavobacterium sp. HJ-32-4 genome contains a region encoding:
- a CDS encoding response regulator — translation MYESANIRILLADDDGDDRYFFRTALEEMDLTSDFSTVKDGLDLMGYLHKADALPDILFLDLHMPKKSGWECLRDIRSSRKFDTVCIAIYSNLGSEEQVEEILDEGANIYFNKPDGMEGIKEMIRQVIRVYRYYPNLGADEEAFFFS, via the coding sequence ATGTATGAAAGTGCCAACATCCGTATACTGCTTGCCGACGACGATGGTGACGACCGCTATTTCTTTCGAACTGCATTGGAGGAAATGGACTTGACATCAGACTTTTCGACGGTGAAAGACGGACTCGATCTCATGGGGTATCTCCACAAGGCCGACGCACTTCCGGATATTTTGTTCCTTGACCTGCATATGCCGAAGAAGTCGGGTTGGGAGTGCCTGCGCGACATTCGAAGCAGTCGGAAATTCGACACTGTCTGTATCGCCATCTATTCGAATCTTGGTTCGGAGGAACAGGTTGAGGAGATACTTGACGAAGGCGCCAACATCTACTTCAATAAACCGGATGGGATGGAGGGCATCAAGGAAATGATACGGCAGGTTATTCGGGTGTATCGCTATTACCCGAACCTGGGCGCCGATGAAGAAGCTTTCTTCTTCAGTTGA
- a CDS encoding SRPBCC domain-containing protein, with protein MDNAPIRISTIAPASLTEVWKRWTSPADIINWNNASPDWHTPEADNDPVVGGRFRFLMAARDGSVSFAFCGTYTDVEAPTYLAYTIDDGRRVSVRFSEVADETEIVEEFEPENVNPREMQKMGWQAILDSFSRYVAELA; from the coding sequence ATGGACAACGCTCCTATTCGTATTTCAACCATCGCTCCTGCTTCACTGACGGAAGTATGGAAACGATGGACCAGCCCTGCCGACATTATCAATTGGAATAATGCCTCACCGGATTGGCATACCCCCGAAGCCGATAACGATCCTGTTGTCGGAGGACGCTTTCGCTTTCTTATGGCGGCCCGCGACGGCAGTGTGTCGTTTGCCTTTTGCGGAACCTACACCGACGTAGAAGCGCCTACCTATCTCGCGTATACCATCGATGATGGCCGACGGGTGTCGGTGCGTTTTTCGGAAGTAGCGGACGAAACGGAAATCGTCGAAGAGTTCGAACCCGAAAACGTAAACCCACGCGAGATGCAGAAAATGGGCTGGCAGGCCATACTCGATTCATTTAGCCGATATGTCGCCGAACTTGCATAA
- a CDS encoding glycoside hydrolase family 130 protein has translation MRISIVRKNVKVSPDSRRVIARFFFNGEERAVALIQKVLALPKEEVFRIVSPLLQDFSRRHRNITHKLYRHCERVKPYIEMAGAKPDALDEFTRLLIGSYFTHEYSIESAAFFNPSIVEDPDQYNLEEGQLRVIISFRAVGEGHVSSVVFRRAVIDRHNDIQVQPAGLYIDEAERVRNAVYQKKLFLKIGADEGINNEFLDAVDKNLGETFDYDALKKIVLAEKAETNDPQILAQYNLILALSDSYRKITFSRDTDISDRVIFPISDLESKGIEDARFVKFTRENGATVYYATYTAYDGYHIMPKLLKTYDFYSFKTSPLNGAGAKNKNLALFPRKIRGKYCMLSRIDGWNNYIMYSDNINVWEDPIRIQTPEHPWEFVQMGNCGSPIETPDGWLVVTHAVGPMRRYTIGAALLDLENPEIEIGRLNDPLITPNPDEREGYVPNVVYSCGSIIHNGELIIPYGLSDHSSSFATVNLEALMARLKGN, from the coding sequence ATGAGAATTTCCATCGTACGTAAAAACGTAAAGGTCAGTCCTGATTCACGGCGCGTCATCGCGCGCTTTTTCTTTAACGGCGAAGAACGGGCGGTGGCCCTGATCCAAAAAGTACTGGCGCTTCCGAAAGAGGAAGTGTTTCGGATTGTATCGCCCTTGCTGCAGGATTTTTCCCGTCGCCACCGTAACATTACCCATAAACTGTACCGTCATTGTGAGCGGGTGAAGCCGTATATCGAAATGGCCGGCGCGAAGCCCGACGCCCTTGATGAATTCACCCGTCTTTTGATCGGATCGTATTTCACACATGAATATTCGATTGAATCGGCGGCGTTTTTCAATCCATCCATCGTAGAAGATCCCGACCAGTATAACCTGGAGGAAGGCCAACTGCGCGTCATCATCAGTTTCCGCGCGGTGGGAGAGGGGCACGTATCTTCTGTGGTGTTCCGACGTGCGGTGATCGACCGGCATAACGATATACAGGTACAACCGGCCGGACTCTATATCGACGAAGCCGAACGGGTGCGCAATGCGGTCTACCAAAAGAAATTGTTTCTGAAGATTGGCGCGGATGAGGGCATCAACAACGAGTTCCTGGATGCGGTCGATAAAAACCTGGGGGAAACGTTTGATTACGACGCATTGAAAAAGATTGTCCTGGCGGAGAAAGCGGAAACGAATGACCCGCAGATACTCGCCCAATACAACCTTATACTCGCATTGTCGGATAGTTACCGCAAAATCACCTTCTCGCGCGACACCGACATCAGCGACCGCGTCATCTTTCCAATCTCCGATTTGGAAAGCAAAGGGATCGAAGACGCGCGGTTTGTCAAGTTTACCCGTGAAAACGGCGCCACGGTCTATTACGCCACGTACACAGCCTATGACGGCTACCACATCATGCCGAAGCTGCTGAAAACCTATGATTTCTATTCGTTTAAGACGAGTCCGCTCAACGGCGCCGGCGCCAAAAACAAAAACCTGGCGCTTTTTCCGCGTAAGATCCGTGGCAAATACTGCATGCTGTCGCGCATCGACGGCTGGAACAACTACATCATGTATTCCGACAACATCAACGTGTGGGAAGACCCCATCCGGATCCAAACCCCTGAGCATCCGTGGGAGTTCGTGCAGATGGGGAATTGCGGCTCGCCCATCGAAACGCCGGATGGATGGTTGGTCGTGACCCACGCTGTCGGCCCGATGCGCCGCTACACCATCGGTGCGGCCTTACTCGACCTGGAAAACCCCGAAATCGAGATCGGCCGACTCAACGACCCCTTGATCACTCCCAACCCTGACGAGCGCGAAGGCTATGTGCCGAACGTCGTTTATTCCTGCGGTTCGATCATCCATAATGGCGAACTGATCATTCCGTACGGCTTATCCGACCACAGTTCGTCGTTCGCGACGGTGAATTTGGAGGCGTTGATGGCGCGGTTGAAGGGGAATTAG